The following DNA comes from Solea solea chromosome 6, fSolSol10.1, whole genome shotgun sequence.
agtCATTTAGACGTGGTCACTGTGTTGTGAGGCGTCTTCAAACACAAGTGAAGTTATTATGCCAACAACACCAGGTACAAAGGTCATGTTAGTCTCCAGCTGAACGTTTGTGTCAATAACTGTTAAAGTAGGCCAGTGAACTCACCCATGTCCTTGTGTCTGATGTTGGTGTCGAACAGAGACTGGTTCTTTCGACCCAAAAAGTGCAGAGCTCCCTTCTTCATGGTGACTGGTGagtgtttctctctttctttgtgagtgagtgaggataAGACTGGAGCCTACAACTGAGGCATTTTTGGTCAGCAGGTAAATCCGAAGTGAGGTGAGCTACACTTTCTTTCACcacaggtgcagcagcagcaggagcagcagcagcaggagcagcagcagcagcagcagcagcagtgctgtggCTCCAGGAACAGTAAAGTGAACCTGACTCCTCCACTGATTTGGTGCAATCTTTGCaagacactgagagagagagagaaaatctgaGCTATGACTATGACTCCGCCTCCTGTCCTTTCACTGTGTGCGCCTCCTCCCTGCTTTTGAGCAACTCCCAACAAACAGGTGAGGCCTCACATTCCAGCACGAACTTcacctgtgcgtgtgtgtgtgtgtgtgtgtgacgcgcCGCTCACGCCTCTCATTGACTCAGTCACTCGATCTTTCTGCTCAGATTCAATGATTCTGTCATTTTCAAGACGATTAATGGGGTGGagagagtactgaaatattctactcaagtaaaagtaccactattttcataaaatttttacttaagtacaagtaaaagtactggtctaaaaatgtactcaagttaaagtaaaaaagtatcttgtttaaaatgtactctgagtaaaagttacttagttacttttttaacaaggttggggttctttcttgtgtcgtacAAAAAGGACACTCATCAGGAAAACCTTTagaaatgaaagtgctgacaaaataaaacatgtaaacacataataattataaggtcacaaatgtttcaactttctcactcactcagggaccttaattaacaccaattcacctgtcgtCATCATTCAAGTACACAGAAAACCTACTCAGTtacagtaacgtgagtaaatggaattcattactttccacctctggttatGGCCacgtaaaaaaagagaaagaaattggaaacacaattaaaaacgaaacagattaaagtcagaattcaagaGAAAAGTTTGAattctgtgggaaaaaaaagtctgtgatTTTCTTTCGATCATACGTAAGaggatttatttcttttatttatatgtttatttcatataaataaatgtcatgtcagttagatcaatcatcatcacacatcatcttagtgtagttcacacaatacacataaacgaaagggaaagcgggagaagcaaaagcttatctagtcccgcccccattacccacataatacatattttcatcaaacAATACAAAATTTCATcatactcattttttttttcttatgacagtttgacaaaactgagtgtagcagcagcaggtagCACTAGGATTAGAGAATAAACCagactcagaattctgacttcaatctcagGATTCAGATTAGATTTCTGatttatctcagaattctgagaaacagAGTTCAAATTGGGACTTTAATCTTGTTCTTAGTCGTGTTCACTagctgtttttctttataaCATATGAAAGAGCATTAGGGCGTGAAGTCTGAAAtctttttagaaataaaatgaaaaagatatatttttttaaaaagacagaattctaagaaaaaatatcaaattctGATCtctttctcagaattcagactttacaAAATGCTAactttttgtatatatatatatatatatatatatatattcttaaattttgtttccaaaacgTGTGGCTCTAATCctcttttatacatttattttatttttttttaaacagtgtggTAAACATACTTTTGCAGAACTGAAtgtctgagtgactgagtgacagtgaatgtgtgaatgtgtgaatgtgttacaCGTGCAGAAGTATCAACACTCACCATGAACGTGTGTCAGGTGCACAGTGTAACTCAGCAGCGCCTTCATATAAAAGTGATatgtattttttacatttttaatatcatgTTACAAACCCTTTAAACACAGCATTTCAGGTGATAGAATAACGACAGAATATCATacatcataaataaaaacatttttattgtgaagtgcaCATCATTccttatcaaaacaaacacttttactttgaaatgttgTGACATGTCGTTCTGAATATCtgaacagttgttgttgttatttcctcTACATCGCCCCCTCTTGAGCAGACGAGACACTGTTCAGTGGCAGGGGGCCAACGTGACATtcaaattataacacaatatttcatcatgatatcgcaataaagatattcatcaTGGTATTTCACCGAATTTCAAAGTAAGAGACATACCAATACCAAAACAAGCTaatgttaataatgtgataataacAACAGAATGTctctattattactattatatatatatatatatatatatataatagtatCACTTTGGTGGCAGCTGCGAAGAGGTTGTCATGGGCTGCGTAAAATTGATCAGGGGGCCACACGTGGCCCGTGGGCCGCTAGTTGGACACCTCTCATCTAAGGCTATAGGCAAAGATGACTGTACACTTAttaaacatacttatgggtaatTTATGCCAATAAAACTTccccaaaagttacacactgaactTGAACTATTTCCATTTTATGCCTGTGAATCTggcccttttatttttatttctttactttcttgttttattctttagCTCCATCAATTCTATAAGAAAGACGTGGATCACAACATGACCAGGAACGCTCTGTGAGGTGAGACACAGAATGAGTCAAAGACTGTTGATTTATTCAATTACAATCTTAAATCTGAGCACAATAATTGGAATGTATTGTGTTGTAGAATATTTTGTTTACATAAGGTTGGTGGTGCACGTGACCTGTGCAAGCAGGTTAAGTATAAAGACGATGTGGAATAGCCCTGGATAAAGAGGATCAGGAATCCTCTCAGGCTGAGGGTTAGCCGACAGTGACCCTTCACCaacgctcactcactcatcacacatcTGCGCTATGACGTCACATCTGTGGGAGTTCACAGTGCTGACTCTTTGTTTCTTAATGTTTAGATTTCACAAcactgtgatttgttttatgtcaagacaaaaACGTGTCACAACAGaattctgctgtttttttgtgctgctggtgtatacacacaaacgctacCTCAGTCAGGTCTCATAGTAATGCTTTTGGCAGCATAGAAATTatgtcacatcatcatcatcatcatcgtagatagatagatagatagatagatagatagatagatagatagatagatagatagatataaagTCAGAGTAATGACTGTGACAGAAGAGTCTGTTACTTGTACCTGAagtgttttactgtatttatgttCTACCACAACTGGTTTGTACTTGAACCTAATAACATATTAATAATCAGATTGAGACACCTGTTTGTATTATTAATCAGATCCATCCAAGTTGTTTACAGAGTTAGATCTGgttttgtctctgtcctctcagaCACAGTGTctatctctcttttcttttctttattttcttggcTACAGTGACTTTTCTCCCAAGTATGTCTGTTGCACCTAAACCTCTGTTGCCCTGGAGACAAACCAGACTGGTCCATCCAGTTCCACTGTCCTTAGTGggaactcatcatcatcacgacTGCCGACTGATGCCGGCAGGAAATGTGAAGAATGTGCGTGGCAGAGCTTTCAGTACTGTAAATGTCTCACAATGAACACACAGCACACTTCTAGTAAGTGgtggtcattcattcattactgtAGTTACAGTATTATTAAAAAGTGCACTGATTGCTGTTTTTATTGGTAAAGATTCATCTGAAATCACGTGGGAAAGAAACCACGTTGCACAGGTGATAAAATTCACTGTACTGTAGGAAACTTTCATGCCATAATACATGTGTATTATGGCATGAAAGTTTCCTACAGTACAGTAAATTTGATCTGATATTATCTgattaatatttaatacaaGTCATACAGACCCTGTGAAATGAGTTAAACATGTATGTAAAACTGGCATCTGAagtaaaatgaagtaaacaCCCAATTACAGGATCTATTAGTTACATGGAAGCGTAACCATGACACAAAGTTAATAATACAGAAGAGTGCGGACAGGTTACATTGTATTTCAGGATCCTGCATCACGAGGAGGATTTCACTTCCGTCAGTAGAATGACGTGTCATTGAAAATGGTTTCATTATTGCAGAGCGACATATGTTGTTCACATAGTATATGCATTACATTCTTGagcatatacacacatttagtgcaaatgtatgtatattttttagttAGTTATGGAAGAGttttagggccacatgtaaaaaaataaagataaaacaacatgaattctAATATTAAAGTCATgctgttttaaattgttttattttctttctttaatttaatttttggcaaaaagtcagaattatgactttaatctcagaattatgagtaaaaagaattcatgctgttttattttattttgtctttcttttttttaaatgtggccctaatacccTTCCGTACATCTGTCaccggacagcagaaaaaaaaccaaccatTTGCTTTATTAATGGACTTTAATTAATTGTACTTGCGATATTACAccaataaaagaataaatagagaaagttaaatatgttttctttatatTCATAAGGCAAATCAAACTTTTTGTTATTGAATGATACAGTGAGACTTGTTGTTGCTGTCCAGTCCTGGTCCAGTCATACGGGGGGAGTCTGACAGCAGATGGAGGAGCTTTAAGACGCTCTAACCTTAAGGTAAGCTGAGAGCTCACGTACACCTACAGAGAGCAGGTTACTGGAAGACCATTTTTCTACAAAGCTGTCATACTGAAGCCTATTTTCCAAAATATTCTAAACTTGCAGTTCAAATACTGCTCATGTTAAAACAGGTTTTCCTCCTTATGTACTATTTACATGTGATTAAAACACTTCTACTTACACACGCCTGCATACAAATAGGATAAATGGTGAATAATTAATATTCATATATGAATTATGAAAGTtcacccgatgtagctgagattggcacagcaccccccgcgaccctctggtggaggataaagtggtagatgatgactgactgaattATGAAAGTCAAATATGACTTTGTGGTCCCAGTGTCATCTGGTACACAGGGATGTTGTGCTTTGTTTCTGGCCTTAGGTCTCTTTAATTAGTATTTGCTGGCAAGTAAAGTGGATTATAACTCCTAAGCTTTATACTCGGACCACAGAGAGAGCGCCGATtggctgacaaacacacacacagacacacacatattgtgCAGAAACCTGCGACTGGTCTGCCATGCATGGATGCAGCTCACACTGACTATGGTGTCTATGGgattttttcacatttatattctgaaaacacagacatgggAAACTGCAACGACTCTTCAGTGGAGGAACTCCAGGCCTGTGAGAGTCACCAGTGGTACAGGAAATTCATGACCGAGTGCCCATCGGGACTTCTCACCTTCTACGAGTTCAAGAAGTTCTTCGGCCTCAAGAATCTGTCCGGGTCGTCGGACGCTTACGTCCGGACTATGTACCAAACGTTTGACATGAACAATGTAAGGAATGCTCTCAGTCTGCCTCAGTGTCTGACCGACGTGTCTTAGTCTCATTGTCTGTTTCAGGTGAATATTTACACGTGGCGGTCGCTTCCTGTGATGCTTTAATGGGAAAACTTTCATTATTTCAGGAGAAACGTATTTCTTTGCAGGCTGTTTTATAAACATAGTCACCATAAATAGTGAAAATgctaaaataaatgaagctCTACAGAAATAGGTAATTGTCATCATGCTCATTCTCGTCAAAAAGaggttttgtttgtatgtgctTGACTTGTTTTTCTCTATTACGGGCTATTTTGTGTATATGTATTAACCCTtagcacccatggtaatttaccgtaggaataatacacaactccttatatggacatcctgggggggtgtttataggtcacatattcagtcttttaaaaatgtgtgttttttcgtctttttatgtgttcttgactcaaagttatgattcattttatatcacatttttagtcgtgatataaagtagcaacaaTTGTGCAGAAGTTACAACTTgcgaccgtttttcttttctttttgttcataaaaacgagtgaACTTCacttcaatctgattttaagtactttttggttatgtgtgtgtttatatagttggtgaaattAACCAGATTGctaaaggatataagacactctatattacacattcttataccTTCTGTATATATGGtatgtttaaacacagtcaTGGAAAAACATGGTGTTTTAAGGGTTAATAATAAAAGGTATATTTTATATCCGGAGGATAATCTGCCTCACTATCAGCTCAGTGTTTAAATGTAGCTCGGCTAAATTAGCgtgtgttatttctgtttgagTGGAACCCGGGCTATTAGAGAGGGGGCTTATCCCACTGACACTATATATACTCACCCACCTGACCTGACCTACAAtcctaaacaaaaacaagtgtcaCCTCTTCATGCTTTGTTACTCTCTGTCATTATACTGTAGAGTTTCAAACAGACGTataataaagtgtttttgtagCAGTGATTGCTACTTTTTTATAAAAGTTCAACATGTATTGTTAGCTTTCTACTATGGTGACAGTACTAAGAGTATCTGTTGATGACAGTGATCACTGTGTCCTTTTCTTAGGACGGTTTCATCGATTTCATGGAGTATGTGGCCGCCCTGAGTCTGGTGCTGAAGGGGGAAGTGAAGCAGAAGCTCCGCTGGTATTTCAAACTCTATGACATTGATGGAAGTGGCTGCATCGACCGCGACGAGCTGCTTCAGATAGTAAAGGTACGTATGGATGGATGGTTCCTTCGACTCGTGCCACGTTTCAGCTTAACTGATGGGCTTAGTGACAAACCATGAGGGTAAATCCCCCAGGGGACGGTCCTGAAAAGTCCTCCCACGACCACTTATAGGTTCTGAATGAGACACAAGGCCCAGAAACAAGACCAGCGTCAAATCCCACCACAGGCTTTAATGAGACTGAGGCACATGCGGGGTAAAAGATGGCTTTTAGCTGACCTCTACTGGCTGAAAAGTGTAAGAACAACTGTTGactgttctttctttttgtgtccTGTGTAGTCCATTCACGCCATCAATGGAATCGATCAAGAAATATCAGCAGAAGACTTTACCAACATGATGTTTGACAAGATTGACATCAACGGAGATGGTACGACTCCGAAACTCCCCACATGCCGTTGTCATGTGATTGTAAACTgtagctcagtgtgtgtgtgtttgtcccatGTGTGTTGCAGGTGAACTGTCTTATGAAGAGTTCATGGAGGGGATTCAGAACGACGAGATGCTCCTGAAGATGCTGACAGAGAGTTTGGACCTGTCACACATTGTCAATAAGATCCAAGAAGAGATCAGAGCTTACAATTAGAGCTTCAGAGCTTACGACAGACTCTGAAGGACACGTTTGTCTCTATAACTGTGCCAGAGCTGAACGAGTGGAGACGTGGGTTCAGGACAGTCCACAGATCACAGTGTGGCACCAGCTGAACTGTATGTTAGGTTTGTGTGAGCTCATTAATGCATCAACAAAGACCTTCAATAAACATAGAGATGTCGTCATTAGCTTTCAAATGCAACATACACCAACTACCTCATGACGTTTTTTTTACAagctacagtatatatgtgcGTGTCAGTGAGTCACATTTACATTGTCTATGCTGCTTTATCATGATAAATGTTCACATATGTCATAAGTATACATAATCAGTGCATCCTCTGTATTATTGCtatgattttggaaactgcagcACGTTGTTTTAGAATAGATACACAATCATCTTCACATGTTTTGGTTAACTGACTCTTTTGAGACACTGCAGAAAATAAAGAACTTTTCACATCTAACTTTACTGATCCTAAGATCCCATTGcagcaataaacaaacaaacacatgcacgcacaccattcatatcaggggtgtcaaactcatttttaatcCGGGGGCCACAAACGGcaatttaatgaagtatctttttgcaaaacaaatgaTGAACAAACCACAAATTTCCTGagaaaaaataagtgcaatttcaacaatattaccGTTTAaaagtcttgtataaagtaccttaaagggatacttgagtaaaagtacaagtaaatAGTATAataagtatatgacatttactgtatttaaatatcaaaggtcattttctgatatacaACGTAGGAAGTTAGGagtgagccatggtggctcagtggtagggtgagttgtctttcaactggaaggttgtgggttaaattcctggcctggctagtctatatgtgtccaaaacatgttgtgtgtgaatgggtgaaaacggTAACATTAGGCAGCTCGCCAAGACTGGAAaagctctgtataaatacagaccataataccaactcctcttcttcttctgattttatttggtagtaacgagtaacaaagacaggaaaggtagtggagt
Coding sequences within:
- the si:ch211-103a14.5 gene encoding guanylyl cyclase-activating protein 1 isoform X1, giving the protein MDAAHTDYGVYGIFSHLYSENTDMGNCNDSSVEELQACESHQWYRKFMTECPSGLLTFYEFKKFFGLKNLSGSSDAYVRTMYQTFDMNNDGFIDFMEYVAALSLVLKGEVKQKLRWYFKLYDIDGSGCIDRDELLQIVKSIHAINGIDQEISAEDFTNMMFDKIDINGDGELSYEEFMEGIQNDEMLLKMLTESLDLSHIVNKIQEEIRAYN
- the si:ch211-103a14.5 gene encoding guanylyl cyclase-activating protein 1 isoform X2, which codes for MGNCNDSSVEELQACESHQWYRKFMTECPSGLLTFYEFKKFFGLKNLSGSSDAYVRTMYQTFDMNNDGFIDFMEYVAALSLVLKGEVKQKLRWYFKLYDIDGSGCIDRDELLQIVKSIHAINGIDQEISAEDFTNMMFDKIDINGDGELSYEEFMEGIQNDEMLLKMLTESLDLSHIVNKIQEEIRAYN